A genomic segment from Nicotiana sylvestris chromosome 1, ASM39365v2, whole genome shotgun sequence encodes:
- the LOC138876899 gene encoding uncharacterized protein, producing MQEKLAVHDSAIKNIETQLGQLSMALNNCPQGTLPADTNINPKEQNPNQLMEVSLQNGRDLDKEQEVAQASKETTPATSIPLEVDELSNLTKVVVEQGQDEKGKAKVNKQAAEQVVPLVPQNPNREKSASCAQRVIPAPFPQRLVKQRKEDQYKKFMEMLRQIQLNIPLMDALREMTGYAKMMKDLMSQKFDFQDLSTVTLTQRSSDQTDGSKDVRPRARPTSMLLQLADRTVKRPTKILDDVLVQVRKFVFPADFVIIDCQVDEEIPIILGRPFLATGRALINCETGELKMRLNDKEVIFNVQQSMRRPSEYVNCSLVEAVDMILQEDDVTLTTKDPLEACLINLEEIDGEGLAEWVMALEGQGFWKREPQFESLELEKKATPPAKPSVEEPPKLELKPLPAHLRYVFLGPDSTFPVIISSGLLDVQVEQLLQVLQESKTTIGWTMEDIKGYQSSLLYAQDSLGRRAQTFQTTSTKAEPEHERGSK from the exons ATGCAAGAAAAGTTGGCAGTACATGATTCAGCTATAAAGAACATTGAAACTCAGTTGGGGCAGTTGTCTATGGCTTTAAACAACTGCCCCCAGGGAACATTGCCAGCGGACACAAATATTAACCCTAAGGAGCAAAACCCGAATCAGCTGATGGAAGTAAGTCTCCagaatgggagagatttagacaaAGAGCAGGAGGTTGCACAAGCCAGCAAAGAGACTACGCCAGCCACTTCAATTCCACTAGAGGTAGATGAACTATCAAATCTGACTAAAGTGGTGGTTGAACAAGGTCAAGATGAAAAGGGTAAGGCTAAGGTAAATAAACAAGCTGCAGAACAGGTGGTGCCTCTTGTGCCACAGAACCCCAACAGAGAGAAGTCAGCAAGCtgtgcacaaagggtgatacctgcaccattccctcagagactggtaaaacaaaggaaggaagatcaatacaagaaattcatggagatgctgcgtcaaattcagttgaatattccttTGATGGATGCCTTGAGGGAGATGACAGGTTATGCGAAGATGATGAAAGACCTAATGTCACAgaagtttgattttcaggacctatCCACAGTGACTCTGACGCAGCGTAGTAGTGACCAGACCGATGGCTCAAAAGATGTCCGACCCAG AGCTAGACCGACTTCGATGCTGCTGCAGCTGGCTGACCGCACGGTAAAAAGGCCTACTAAgattcttgatgatgtgttggtgcaagtgAGGAAGTTCGTGTTCCCTGCAGACTTTGTTATTATAGACTGTCAGGTAGATGAGGAGATACCTATCATTTTAGGTAGGCCATTTTTGGCCACTGGGAGAGCACTGATCAATTGTGAGACTGGAGAACTAAAAATGAGACTAAACGATAAAGAAGTCATATTCAATGTTCAGCAATCTATGAGGAGACCCAGTGAATATGTTAATTGCTCTCTAGTGGAGGCAGTGGATATGATCCTGCAAGAAGATGATGTGACCCTGACTACTaaagatccattggaggcatgTCTGATAAATTTAGAAGAGATAGATGGTGAAGGGTTAGCTGAGTGGGTCATGGCACTTGAAGGCCAAGGATTCTGGAAAAGGGAACCTcagttcgagtcccttgagttAGAAAAAAAGGCTACACCTCCAGCAAAGCCATCAGTAGAGGAACCACCCAAGCTGGAGCTGAAGCCGCTCCCAGCTCACCTCAGGTATGTTTTCTTAGGCCCTGATTCTACTTTTCCTGTTATTATATCATCCGGTTTgctagatgtgcaggtagaacagcTCTTACAGGTACTGCAGGAAAGTAAGACTACCATTGGCTGGACCATGGAAGACATAAAAGGGTATCAGTCCAgccttctgtatgcacaagattctcttggaagaagggcacaaaccttccagacaACATCAACGAAGGCTGAACCCGAACATGAAAGAGGTAGTAAATaa